The genomic region AGTTGCGCAGTTACATTGAGAAATTAACGACAGCGGCTCGTGTGGGCGATTTTAACGCGCACCGCCATGTTTTTGCCTATTTGCAAAACAAAGAAGCCACCCACAAGCTTGTAACCGAAATCGCGCCCAAATACGCACAAAGGAATGGCGGATACACCAGGATCCAACGCACCACTTTTAGAAGAGGGGACGCTTCCACTCTAGCCACCATTGAATTTGTGTGAAATTTGATGAACTGCTAGCCAAGATTTAGTCTTGGTTGGTGGTTATCGC from Helicobacter pylori harbors:
- the rplQ gene encoding 50S ribosomal protein L17 gives rise to the protein MRHKHGYRKLGRTSSHRKALLKNLAIALIEHNKIETGIYKAKELRSYIEKLTTAARVGDFNAHRHVFAYLQNKEATHKLVTEIAPKYAQRNGGYTRIQRTTFRRGDASTLATIEFV